From the genome of Malus domestica chromosome 04, GDT2T_hap1, one region includes:
- the LOC103435438 gene encoding uncharacterized protein encodes MAASGSKTHPPSSSSKPPKNPTSLNPITETQTPNSDPSTSTIPPIPPSQEEIDLSRASHITHHELIRRRRSYLRELKKCYKSHYWALMEELRIGYREYWWNYGVSPYKEEHRSERDAAGVAEGTDENNNNINGNCNNNNRGAAAGFDARRKLQCASQQCKAKAMAMTSFCHLHILSDPKQKLYKPCDYVIKSAQAGPITCGKPILRSTVPSLCPIHFQVAQKAVRRALKKAGLNMSSSSKLAPKFHVIIAEYVRQIQAKRRTAQRAKGKKVAIKEENAD; translated from the exons ATGGCTGCCTCTGGTTCCAAGACCCatcctccttcctcttcttccaaaCCTCCCAAGAACCCGACGAGCCTCAACCCGATCACTGAAACCCAAACCCCAAACTCTGACCCCTCCACCTCCACAATCCCTCCTATCCCACCGTCCCAAGAAGAAATCGACCTCTCGCGCGCCTCCCACATCACCCACCACGAGCTCATCCGCCGCCGCCGCTCCTACCTCAGGGAGCTCAAAAAATGCTACAAATCCCACTACTGGGCACTCATGGAGGAGCTCCGGATTGGGTACAGAGAGTACTGGTGGAACTACGGTGTCAGCCCTTACAAGGAAGAGCACAGGAGCGAGAGAGACGCTGCTGGGGTTGCTGAAGGCACTGAtgagaacaacaacaacataaaCGGAAATTGCAACAACAATAATCGTGGTGCTGCCGCCGGCTTCGATGCCAGAAGGAAACTGCAATGTGCTTCTCAGCAGTGTAAAGCCAAGGCCATGGCGATGACGAGCTTTTGCCACCTTCATATTCTTTCGGATCCGAAGCAGAAGCTCTATAAGCCTTGTGATTATGTTATCAAGAG TGCTCAGGCAGGACCTATAACCTGTGGGAAGCCGATACTGAGATCCACTGTTCCCTCTCTTTGCCCAATTCACTTCCAAGTGGCTCAGAAGGCTGTCAGAAGGGCCTTGAAGAAGGCAGGCCTGAATATGTCCTCATCAAGTAAGCTGGCTCCAAAGTTCCATGTCATAATAGCGGAATACGTACGCCAAATTCAGGCCAAACGAAGAACTGCACAAAGAGCCAAGGGAAAAAAGGTCGCAATTAAGGAAGAAAATGCTGACTGA